The proteins below are encoded in one region of Halostella salina:
- a CDS encoding YeeE/YedE family protein: MSDRHPLFKPLIFVGGIVFGFGLGFSHMARPEVVLNFLQFEDLGLPFVMFGAAIVSGIAFALLPRIRDAAPLTGDPYERRLKPFDRNVLVGGAVFGVGWGLSGICPGAAYASLGVGNVTILWALAGMFVGAYAQGYWRSRRQARDTAATGAD, encoded by the coding sequence ATGAGCGACCGCCACCCGCTGTTCAAGCCGCTGATCTTCGTCGGCGGCATCGTGTTCGGGTTCGGGCTCGGGTTCAGCCACATGGCGCGCCCGGAGGTCGTGCTGAACTTCCTCCAGTTCGAGGATCTCGGCCTCCCGTTCGTGATGTTCGGGGCCGCCATCGTCTCCGGGATCGCGTTCGCCCTGCTGCCCCGGATTCGGGACGCTGCGCCCCTGACGGGCGACCCCTACGAGCGCCGGCTGAAGCCGTTCGACCGGAACGTCCTGGTCGGCGGTGCCGTCTTCGGCGTCGGCTGGGGGCTCTCCGGCATCTGCCCGGGCGCCGCCTACGCGAGCCTCGGCGTCGGCAACGTCACCATCCTCTGGGCGCTCGCCGGCATGTTCGTCGGCGCCTACGCCCAGGGATACTGGCGGAGCCGGCGTCAGGCGCGTGACACCGCCGCGACGGGCGCAGACTAA
- a CDS encoding YeeE/YedE family protein, which translates to MVADPVLLQAAADLFPNGISRYAVGGLLVGLGTVLIYIGTGIPAGASTFLESTLSYVSDQSRFQQYVGSRDWRLVFTAGIILGGLAFAATFQSGLVTSSLYEPGTTGQLYEVAGVTLWQTDVQPWRLFVGGILVGIGTRIGKGCTSGHGVCGVGSASKTSLVGVLTFLTVAIGTAQVVAALGVSP; encoded by the coding sequence ATGGTTGCTGACCCAGTACTGCTCCAAGCGGCTGCCGACCTGTTCCCCAACGGGATCAGTCGCTACGCCGTCGGCGGACTGCTCGTTGGGCTCGGCACCGTCCTGATCTACATCGGGACGGGAATCCCAGCCGGGGCGAGTACGTTCCTGGAGTCGACGCTGTCGTACGTCTCCGACCAGTCCCGCTTCCAGCAGTACGTCGGCTCGCGCGACTGGCGGCTCGTGTTCACGGCCGGCATCATCCTCGGCGGGCTGGCGTTCGCGGCGACGTTCCAGTCCGGCCTAGTCACGAGTTCGCTGTACGAGCCTGGGACGACCGGCCAGCTCTACGAAGTCGCCGGCGTGACGCTCTGGCAGACTGACGTCCAGCCGTGGCGGCTGTTCGTCGGCGGCATCCTCGTCGGCATCGGCACCCGGATCGGCAAGGGCTGTACGTCCGGGCACGGCGTCTGTGGCGTCGGTTCGGCGTCGAAGACATCGCTGGTCGGCGTGCTGACGTTCCTGACCGTGGCGATCGGCACGGCACAGGTCGTCGCCGCGCTGGGGGTGAGCCCATGA
- a CDS encoding MBL fold metallo-hydrolase: MNADDFPTPDVDVYSVHPETLKDRIDAGEEVTLLDARMQSDYEEWRIDGENVTSINVPYFEFLEDDIDEDILEQIPDDREVTVLCAKGGASEYVAGTLAERGYAVDHLEDGMNGWASIYEAVEVTGYDGAGTLLQYQRPSSGCLGYLLYDDGEAAIIDPLRAFTDRYLADADDLGVDLQYALDTHVHADHISGVRDLDAEGVEGVIPEAAVDRGVTYADELTTAADGDTFQVGDATIGAVYTPGHTTGMTSYLVDDSLLATGDGLFIESVARPDLEEGDEGAPDAARMLYESLQERVLTLPDDTLIGGAHFSDAAEPASDGTFTAPIGELVEEMDALTMNEDEFVDLILSDMPPRPANYEDIIATNLGQNAVDDDEAFTLELGPNNCAASQDSLAGD; this comes from the coding sequence ATGAACGCTGACGACTTCCCGACTCCGGACGTCGACGTGTACTCAGTCCACCCGGAGACGCTGAAGGATCGTATCGACGCCGGCGAGGAGGTCACGCTCCTCGACGCGCGCATGCAATCGGATTACGAGGAGTGGCGTATCGACGGCGAGAACGTCACGTCGATCAACGTCCCGTACTTCGAGTTCCTCGAGGACGACATCGATGAGGACATCCTCGAGCAGATCCCTGACGACCGCGAGGTGACCGTCCTGTGTGCGAAGGGCGGCGCAAGCGAGTATGTCGCGGGCACCCTCGCCGAGCGCGGGTACGCCGTCGACCACCTTGAGGACGGCATGAACGGCTGGGCGAGCATCTACGAGGCCGTCGAGGTCACCGGCTACGACGGCGCCGGCACGCTGCTGCAGTACCAGCGTCCCTCCTCGGGCTGTCTCGGCTACCTGCTGTACGATGACGGTGAGGCCGCGATCATCGACCCGCTGCGGGCGTTCACCGACCGCTACCTCGCGGACGCTGACGACCTTGGTGTCGACCTGCAGTACGCGCTGGACACGCACGTTCACGCCGATCACATCTCTGGTGTTCGCGACCTGGACGCCGAGGGCGTGGAGGGCGTCATTCCCGAGGCGGCGGTCGACCGCGGCGTCACCTACGCGGACGAGCTGACCACGGCCGCGGACGGCGACACGTTCCAGGTCGGTGACGCCACCATCGGGGCCGTGTACACGCCGGGTCACACGACCGGAATGACCTCGTACCTCGTCGACGACAGCCTGCTCGCGACCGGCGACGGGCTGTTCATCGAGAGCGTCGCTCGCCCTGACCTCGAGGAAGGGGACGAGGGTGCGCCGGATGCTGCGCGTATGCTTTACGAGTCCTTACAGGAGCGCGTGCTGACGCTGCCCGACGACACGCTGATCGGCGGTGCGCACTTCAGCGACGCCGCGGAACCCGCTTCCGACGGCACCTTCACGGCGCCCATCGGCGAGCTCGTCGAGGAGATGGACGCGCTCACCATGAACGAGGACGAGTTCGTCGACCTGATCCTCTCGGATATGCCGCCGCGGCCGGCCAACTACGAGGACATCATCGCGACGAACCTCGGCCAGAACGCCGTCGACGACGACGAAGCGTTCACGCTCGAGCTCGGCCCGAACAACTGCGCAGCCAGCCAGGACTCCCTCGCGGGTGACTGA
- a CDS encoding sulfurtransferase TusA family protein, producing MSAEFDITETLDVKGASCPMPVVKTKSAIDDLVEGEILEVLATDPGSMSDIDGWASGTDGVELVDQEEGDDVFKHYVRKTE from the coding sequence ATGAGTGCTGAATTCGACATCACGGAGACACTCGACGTCAAAGGCGCATCGTGCCCCATGCCAGTAGTGAAGACGAAGTCCGCTATCGACGACCTCGTGGAAGGTGAAATCCTCGAAGTGCTGGCGACCGACCCCGGAAGTATGAGCGACATCGACGGCTGGGCGTCCGGGACTGACGGCGTCGAGCTCGTCGACCAGGAGGAAGGCGACGACGTGTTCAAACACTACGTCCGCAAGACGGAGTGA
- a CDS encoding DsrE/DsrF/DrsH-like family protein has translation MSTDTSDASAGEAPSRAELAARVDELEDALAEATSEDDGKKMSIIATKGTLDMAYPPLILASTAAAFGYEVTVFHTFWGLDILHEERSKNLKLSSVGNPNMPVPNAVAALPGMDRVTTKMMERKIEDNDTATIEELIETSLDMGVEFQACQMTIELMDYDEDDFYDGVTTGVGAATALQDMADADIQLLV, from the coding sequence ATGAGTACGGACACATCCGACGCGTCGGCTGGCGAGGCGCCCTCGCGTGCGGAGCTGGCCGCACGCGTTGACGAACTGGAGGACGCCCTCGCCGAAGCCACGAGCGAGGACGACGGCAAGAAGATGAGCATCATCGCGACGAAGGGGACGCTGGACATGGCGTACCCGCCGCTCATCCTTGCGAGCACCGCGGCCGCCTTCGGCTACGAGGTCACGGTCTTTCACACGTTCTGGGGGCTGGACATCCTTCACGAGGAGCGCTCGAAGAACCTCAAGCTCAGCTCCGTCGGCAACCCCAACATGCCTGTACCGAACGCGGTCGCCGCGCTTCCGGGGATGGACCGCGTGACGACGAAGATGATGGAGCGGAAGATCGAGGACAACGACACCGCAACCATCGAGGAACTCATCGAGACGAGCCTCGACATGGGCGTGGAGTTCCAGGCCTGTCAGATGACCATCGAGCTGATGGACTACGACGAGGACGACTTCTACGACGGCGTCACCACCGGCGTCGGCGCGGCGACCGCCCTCCAGGACATGGCCGACGCCGACATCCAGCTCCTCGTCTAA
- a CDS encoding HalOD1 output domain-containing protein — MNKLENPIPQIVDAVAEAAGVEPVTLDPPLAEVVDPDALETLVEDSRASDLEVRFAYRGHDVVVDDSGRVQVD; from the coding sequence ATGAACAAACTCGAGAATCCGATTCCCCAGATTGTCGATGCCGTCGCGGAGGCAGCGGGCGTCGAGCCAGTCACACTCGATCCGCCGCTAGCCGAGGTCGTCGATCCGGATGCGCTCGAAACGTTGGTCGAGGATTCGAGGGCGTCTGACCTCGAAGTGCGATTCGCGTATCGTGGTCACGATGTCGTCGTCGACGACAGCGGTCGTGTACAGGTCGACTGA
- a CDS encoding cytochrome d ubiquinol oxidase subunit II, whose protein sequence is MTDQLIPVDSYLVESLPEIWFGAVLFALGMYVVLDGFDFGIGMLYATRTDEQERETFLSAFGPVWDANEVWLVAFGTMLLAAFPRVYSRLLADNYLLAIGFVLALVFRGLGPELREQRDEQRWKRYADYAFVGGSVVAPLLFGMLAGRWLFGGATLPVVLTGVGLVAVSVVTGAAFLAAKTEPGLASELRSYGIGATLAYLVGVVVLLGTVVLTDAGGAADTVLSLPVAAVVALSVVVGLGGSLLAKRGQYRVWLASALALPTLLTILVAILLYPTIYPPTGLLIREAVVSPLALNLVTVLGFPVLLLVLWYFKFLYGVFSGPIEGDGYGG, encoded by the coding sequence ATGACTGACCAGCTGATACCCGTCGACTCCTACCTCGTTGAGTCGCTGCCGGAGATATGGTTTGGTGCCGTGCTGTTCGCACTGGGGATGTACGTCGTCCTCGACGGATTCGACTTCGGCATCGGAATGCTGTATGCGACCCGAACGGACGAACAGGAGCGGGAGACGTTCCTGTCGGCGTTCGGACCGGTCTGGGACGCTAACGAGGTGTGGCTGGTCGCCTTCGGGACGATGCTACTGGCGGCGTTCCCGCGGGTTTACTCCCGCCTCCTCGCGGACAACTACCTGCTCGCAATCGGGTTCGTCCTCGCGTTAGTGTTCCGGGGACTTGGCCCGGAACTTCGCGAGCAGCGCGACGAACAACGATGGAAGCGCTACGCAGACTACGCCTTCGTCGGCGGCAGCGTGGTCGCGCCGCTGCTGTTCGGGATGCTCGCCGGCCGCTGGCTGTTCGGCGGCGCGACGCTGCCAGTGGTGCTGACTGGCGTCGGGCTGGTCGCCGTCTCGGTCGTCACGGGTGCGGCGTTCCTCGCGGCCAAAACCGAGCCCGGCCTGGCGTCGGAACTGCGTTCGTACGGTATCGGTGCAACACTGGCGTACCTTGTTGGGGTGGTCGTGCTGCTTGGAACTGTCGTCCTGACCGACGCGGGCGGGGCTGCCGACACGGTCCTCTCGCTTCCCGTTGCCGCGGTCGTCGCTCTCTCGGTCGTCGTGGGGCTGGGCGGGAGCTTGCTGGCCAAACGCGGCCAGTACCGGGTCTGGCTGGCGAGCGCGCTGGCGCTCCCCACACTGTTGACGATTCTGGTCGCAATTCTGCTGTACCCGACGATCTATCCGCCGACCGGGCTGCTGATTCGGGAAGCGGTCGTATCGCCGCTGGCGCTGAACCTCGTAACTGTCCTCGGATTCCCGGTGTTACTGCTGGTACTGTGGTACTTCAAGTTCCTCTACGGCGTATTCAGCGGGCCAATAGAGGGTGATGGCTACGGGGGCTGA
- a CDS encoding cytochrome ubiquinol oxidase subunit I — MGLTTLLSTVDLGWVALLSPEIASRMQFGWTISVHIIFASLSIGLAPFIIYFTWKDVRTNEKQYARLRSFWVKVFAAGFVMGTVTGIPMSFQFGTNFPQFAEVAGELIGGPLAFEAKMAFFLEAVFLGVLLYGRDRVTDRTYIISSVLVGFGAWLSGFWILIVNAWMQTPRGYEMVTRNGMEVAKLTDPVAAFLTPRMPWMYVHMMNASVISVALLVAGVSAYIVWKKPDAEAWNTALKLAVVLLIVSAPFQAVHGDAYGRHVADTQPQKFAAMEAHYETGQADLHLLAFPKSPDALTDPRAENLFTVSLPAVGSFLASGGDFDAEVIGLNEYEENPPVALVFWSFRFMVGLGFLFIGLALWGGYLMYRGRLSDSTRYLKAMIAASPLGYAALLTGWYVTEIGRQPWVIQDELRTSEAVSSTLTGTEATLTLFVFVVVYVGLILTALYVLKWLVREELQTLGVRESNEGRWRGPIPVVSDDD, encoded by the coding sequence ATGGGTCTAACGACACTGCTGTCCACCGTCGACCTGGGGTGGGTGGCGTTGCTCTCCCCAGAGATCGCGAGCCGCATGCAGTTCGGATGGACGATCTCCGTTCACATCATCTTCGCGTCTCTCTCGATCGGGCTTGCACCCTTTATTATCTACTTCACGTGGAAAGACGTACGGACGAACGAGAAGCAGTATGCCCGATTGCGCTCGTTTTGGGTGAAGGTGTTCGCCGCCGGCTTCGTGATGGGTACAGTCACCGGGATCCCGATGAGCTTCCAGTTCGGCACGAACTTCCCACAGTTCGCCGAGGTTGCCGGTGAACTGATCGGCGGCCCACTGGCGTTCGAAGCGAAGATGGCGTTCTTCCTGGAGGCCGTCTTCCTCGGGGTGTTGCTGTACGGCCGCGACCGCGTTACGGATCGAACATATATCATCTCGTCGGTACTCGTTGGCTTCGGCGCTTGGCTGTCGGGGTTCTGGATCCTGATCGTCAACGCCTGGATGCAGACCCCACGGGGCTACGAGATGGTCACCCGCAACGGGATGGAAGTCGCCAAACTAACCGACCCGGTCGCCGCGTTCCTCACTCCGCGAATGCCCTGGATGTACGTTCATATGATGAACGCGTCGGTGATCTCAGTCGCACTGCTGGTCGCGGGCGTCTCGGCGTACATCGTCTGGAAAAAGCCCGACGCTGAAGCCTGGAACACCGCACTCAAGCTGGCTGTCGTACTCCTGATCGTCTCCGCACCGTTCCAGGCGGTCCACGGCGACGCCTACGGCCGCCACGTCGCGGACACCCAGCCACAGAAGTTCGCCGCGATGGAGGCCCACTACGAGACGGGTCAGGCCGACCTGCACCTGCTCGCGTTCCCGAAGTCCCCCGACGCACTCACCGACCCGCGAGCCGAGAACCTCTTCACCGTGAGCCTCCCCGCAGTCGGGTCGTTCCTCGCCAGTGGCGGGGACTTCGACGCCGAGGTCATCGGACTGAACGAGTACGAGGAGAACCCCCCCGTAGCACTCGTGTTCTGGTCGTTCCGCTTCATGGTCGGGCTCGGGTTCCTGTTCATCGGGCTGGCGCTATGGGGCGGGTACCTCATGTACCGCGGGCGGCTGTCTGACAGCACACGCTATCTGAAGGCGATGATCGCTGCATCGCCACTCGGCTACGCCGCGTTGCTCACCGGCTGGTACGTCACCGAGATCGGCCGCCAGCCGTGGGTCATCCAAGACGAACTCAGGACCAGCGAGGCGGTCTCCTCGACGCTAACCGGGACGGAAGCGACACTGACCCTATTCGTGTTCGTCGTCGTCTACGTCGGCCTGATTCTGACGGCCCTGTACGTTCTGAAGTGGCTCGTCCGGGAAGAACTCCAGACGCTCGGTGTCCGCGAGTCGAATGAGGGCCGCTGGCGCGGTCCGATCCCGGTGGTGAGCGACGATGACTGA
- a CDS encoding aminotransferase class V-fold PLP-dependent enzyme encodes MTPTELRADTPALDEDIYLNFGAHGPSPRYVVEAADEFVRSHEYEASTRNDPYEGAFDAYDRVRERVATFVGAEADELGLVESTTAGINAVANAIDWSPGDTVVRTDLEHPAGMLPWQRLEREGVEVRVVETEGGRVDLDDFALAVDDAELACFSAVTWTHGTRLPVTELVDIAHEAGALALVDAVQVPGQLPMNVSEWGADVVAAAGHKWLLGLWGGGFLYVDREVAESLQPSTVGYRSVETPMADPYEFAAGARRFEVGSSNPAPHVALAEAIDVIDEVGVDRIADRIQKLAGRLADGIPDERLYSPGNPESGLVTIDVDDPEATVDRLASEGIVVRALPTPEAVRASVHAVNTRAEIDQLLDALDSEWT; translated from the coding sequence ATGACTCCTACCGAACTTCGGGCTGACACGCCCGCACTGGACGAAGACATCTACCTGAATTTCGGTGCTCACGGCCCGAGTCCACGGTACGTCGTTGAAGCTGCCGACGAGTTCGTTCGCTCCCACGAGTACGAGGCGAGCACTCGCAACGACCCCTACGAAGGCGCGTTCGATGCGTACGACCGAGTACGGGAGCGCGTCGCCACTTTCGTCGGCGCGGAGGCTGACGAGTTGGGACTCGTGGAAAGTACGACCGCAGGCATCAACGCTGTCGCGAACGCGATCGACTGGTCGCCCGGCGATACCGTTGTCCGGACCGATCTTGAACACCCTGCGGGGATGCTTCCGTGGCAGCGCCTCGAACGCGAGGGTGTTGAGGTCCGAGTCGTCGAGACCGAGGGCGGCCGCGTTGATCTCGACGACTTCGCCCTGGCCGTCGATGACGCGGAGCTGGCGTGTTTCAGCGCTGTCACATGGACACATGGGACGCGATTACCCGTCACTGAGCTCGTTGACATCGCGCACGAGGCCGGTGCGCTTGCGCTCGTTGATGCCGTTCAGGTGCCGGGTCAGCTTCCAATGAATGTCTCCGAGTGGGGCGCGGACGTCGTTGCGGCGGCGGGACACAAGTGGCTGCTGGGCCTGTGGGGTGGCGGCTTCCTGTACGTCGATCGTGAGGTCGCTGAGTCGCTCCAGCCGTCCACAGTGGGATACCGAAGCGTCGAGACACCGATGGCGGATCCCTACGAGTTCGCCGCCGGCGCCCGACGATTCGAGGTTGGATCGTCGAACCCGGCCCCCCACGTCGCCCTGGCCGAGGCGATCGACGTGATCGACGAGGTCGGGGTCGACCGTATCGCGGATCGAATTCAAAAGCTTGCGGGCCGGCTGGCCGACGGTATTCCCGACGAGCGACTGTACAGCCCGGGGAATCCCGAGTCGGGGCTCGTGACCATCGACGTTGATGACCCTGAAGCGACGGTCGACAGACTCGCGTCAGAGGGTATCGTCGTTCGTGCCTTGCCGACGCCGGAGGCCGTCCGCGCGTCGGTCCACGCGGTCAACACCCGGGCTGAGATCGATCAGTTACTCGACGCGCTGGACTCGGAGTGGACCTGA
- a CDS encoding thioredoxin family protein encodes MISLGDGDIESVVGDTDVTLVEFYTEWCGTCQRMKPMLETIAADTDAAVATIDIESHLEIAIEFGAQSTPTFVLFVDGQPVKQLRGGQTEQSLRDLIGTYSD; translated from the coding sequence GTGATTTCGCTCGGGGATGGCGACATCGAATCGGTCGTCGGAGACACCGACGTCACTCTCGTGGAGTTCTACACGGAGTGGTGCGGTACGTGCCAGCGGATGAAGCCGATGCTCGAAACGATTGCAGCGGACACGGATGCGGCGGTCGCGACGATCGATATCGAGTCTCACCTCGAGATCGCAATCGAGTTCGGTGCCCAGAGTACTCCCACGTTCGTTCTGTTCGTGGATGGCCAGCCGGTGAAACAGCTCCGGGGTGGCCAAACTGAACAGTCACTGCGTGACTTGATCGGGACGTACAGCGACTAA
- a CDS encoding DUF1641 domain-containing protein, with amino-acid sequence MSEREAAEPTDLETAIEQNPEAVAEFVEHLDAVNELLEVLSLGESALSDEMVRELSATGATLAESADGLATDETVALAEAVGENGDELRDALDTLLILQQTGTLDELAELAEVASLGTAALDDEMVTSLAGTGAALGEVAQTASEDATRNGIETLLSSVGEAEQEPPEQVGAVGLLRGLRDPDVQYGLGYLLELAGAIGRERTNDESQ; translated from the coding sequence ATGTCCGAGAGAGAGGCAGCCGAGCCAACTGACCTCGAGACTGCGATCGAACAGAACCCCGAGGCAGTCGCCGAGTTCGTGGAGCATCTCGACGCTGTCAACGAACTGTTGGAGGTACTTTCACTAGGGGAGAGCGCGCTTTCCGACGAGATGGTCCGCGAACTCTCGGCCACCGGAGCGACACTCGCTGAGTCCGCAGATGGGCTAGCAACTGACGAAACAGTGGCGTTGGCCGAGGCTGTTGGTGAGAACGGCGACGAACTTCGAGACGCGTTAGACACGCTGCTTATCCTCCAGCAAACCGGGACACTCGACGAACTGGCTGAACTCGCCGAGGTCGCGTCGCTAGGGACTGCGGCGCTCGATGACGAGATGGTCACGTCACTGGCCGGGACGGGCGCCGCGCTCGGCGAGGTCGCACAGACGGCGTCCGAAGATGCCACTCGTAACGGTATCGAAACGCTGCTGTCGAGCGTCGGTGAGGCGGAGCAGGAACCGCCAGAGCAGGTCGGGGCCGTCGGCTTGCTCCGAGGGCTACGCGACCCTGATGTCCAGTACGGACTCGGATACCTGCTGGAGCTGGCAGGAGCGATCGGCCGGGAACGGACCAACGACGAATCCCAGTAA
- a CDS encoding NAD(P)/FAD-dependent oxidoreductase encodes MTEHVVIVGGGTGGTVLANDLADRLKPEIAAGDVRVTLVNDDPDHVYKPVWLYVPFGQREPDDGRRPLSELVDDAIDLQIDRVSDIDTGSQQLQFSGSSTSVDYDYLVLATGSTLEPSHIPGLAEGGYNYYSESGATALREELLEFTEGELVLSVIGTPHMCPAAPLEFVFMADDWFRERGLRDDVDITYTYPVQRVHGNPHIAEWAQPIMDDRGINVETLFNAESVDPEAETITSMEGTDLDYDLLVTIPPHAGIDLIEEAGLGDDGWVDVDKHTLEAEAAENVYALGDTADTGVPNAGSVAHYQASVVGQRLASELRGRPPTATYDGKTLCFIETGLNAASFVEFDYESPPSPAPPSQKLHWSKLAYNESYWLTARGLL; translated from the coding sequence ATGACCGAGCACGTCGTCATCGTCGGCGGCGGGACCGGTGGAACAGTCCTCGCGAACGACCTCGCTGACCGACTCAAACCGGAAATCGCCGCCGGCGATGTCCGCGTCACGCTAGTCAACGACGACCCAGATCATGTCTACAAGCCGGTCTGGCTGTACGTGCCGTTCGGCCAGCGTGAGCCGGACGACGGCCGTCGTCCGCTCAGCGAACTCGTCGACGACGCGATTGACCTGCAGATCGACCGCGTGTCCGATATCGACACCGGGTCCCAGCAGCTCCAGTTCAGTGGTAGCTCCACATCGGTCGACTACGACTATCTTGTGTTGGCGACCGGATCGACGCTAGAACCTAGTCACATACCCGGCCTCGCTGAGGGCGGATACAACTACTACAGTGAGTCGGGAGCGACTGCCCTCCGCGAGGAACTACTGGAGTTCACGGAGGGCGAACTGGTGTTGAGCGTCATCGGGACCCCTCACATGTGTCCGGCAGCGCCACTCGAGTTCGTCTTCATGGCCGACGATTGGTTCCGCGAGCGCGGCCTCCGGGACGACGTCGACATCACCTACACGTACCCGGTCCAGCGCGTCCACGGCAACCCACATATCGCCGAGTGGGCTCAGCCGATTATGGACGACCGCGGCATCAACGTCGAGACGCTCTTCAACGCCGAGTCGGTCGACCCCGAGGCAGAGACGATAACGTCGATGGAGGGAACCGACCTCGACTACGACCTCCTCGTGACGATCCCGCCTCACGCCGGTATCGACCTGATCGAGGAGGCTGGCCTGGGCGACGATGGCTGGGTCGACGTCGATAAACACACGCTCGAGGCCGAGGCTGCCGAGAACGTGTACGCGCTCGGTGATACCGCTGACACCGGTGTCCCGAACGCGGGCAGCGTCGCGCACTACCAGGCCAGCGTTGTCGGCCAGCGCCTCGCCAGCGAGCTTCGTGGTCGTCCGCCGACGGCGACCTACGACGGCAAGACGCTCTGTTTCATCGAGACGGGGCTGAACGCGGCGTCGTTCGTCGAGTTCGACTACGAGAGCCCGCCGTCTCCAGCACCGCCTTCGCAGAAACTGCACTGGTCGAAACTGGCGTACAACGAGTCCTACTGGCTGACTGCGCGAGGGTTGCTCTGA
- a CDS encoding sulfurtransferase TusA family protein yields the protein MTDIEPDATVDARGAACPGPLMDLIGKIRSAESGDVIRLLSDNDQSLTDVPEWTEEAGNELLAVDELDDYNAFYVEKA from the coding sequence ATGACTGACATCGAACCTGACGCGACCGTTGATGCCAGAGGCGCGGCCTGCCCTGGTCCATTGATGGACCTCATCGGAAAGATTCGGAGTGCAGAATCCGGGGACGTGATTCGACTCCTGAGCGACAACGACCAGTCACTCACCGATGTCCCCGAGTGGACCGAGGAAGCCGGTAACGAACTGTTAGCTGTCGATGAGCTCGACGACTACAACGCGTTCTACGTGGAGAAAGCATGA
- a CDS encoding class I SAM-dependent methyltransferase codes for MERFQNTGQPDWDWWSKLWPTPGATLRKLGIGTSKSVAEVGCGSGYFVLPAARIVEPESVYALDLDEVLLTELDRLAEQQNIENVVPIHDDARNLPEVLPERVDTLVVANTFHGIDEQATFVQNAFDTIEPDGSLVIINWHEQPRETTTVEGQPRGPPTELRMAPGETNDTVRSASPFVLGRQVDLPPYHYGVVFER; via the coding sequence ATGGAGCGGTTCCAGAACACCGGCCAGCCCGATTGGGACTGGTGGAGTAAGCTCTGGCCGACGCCCGGTGCGACACTCCGGAAACTCGGCATCGGGACGAGCAAATCGGTTGCCGAAGTGGGATGTGGAAGCGGGTATTTCGTACTGCCGGCTGCCCGCATCGTTGAGCCTGAATCGGTGTACGCGCTGGATCTTGACGAAGTCCTACTCACTGAACTCGATCGCCTCGCAGAACAGCAGAACATCGAGAACGTCGTTCCAATTCATGATGACGCTCGCAACCTGCCCGAAGTACTCCCCGAACGTGTCGACACACTCGTCGTAGCAAACACCTTCCACGGTATCGACGAACAAGCGACGTTCGTCCAGAACGCGTTCGACACAATCGAACCAGACGGGAGTCTGGTGATCATCAACTGGCACGAGCAGCCACGCGAAACGACGACTGTGGAGGGTCAGCCCCGTGGCCCCCCGACTGAACTTCGAATGGCACCCGGAGAGACCAACGATACCGTGCGCTCGGCATCCCCGTTCGTACTCGGTCGGCAGGTCGATCTGCCGCCGTATCACTACGGAGTTGTATTCGAGCGATAG
- a CDS encoding YgaP family membrane protein, with protein sequence MKNNIGATDRKTRIVVGLVVGLIGLATLSGLLGLEPTIGAALSLVGLILIGTGLVRVCLLYRLLGIDTSRP encoded by the coding sequence ATGAAAAACAATATTGGTGCGACGGACAGGAAGACTCGGATCGTCGTCGGGTTAGTGGTCGGGCTCATCGGCTTGGCAACACTCAGCGGTCTCCTTGGACTCGAGCCGACGATCGGTGCAGCACTGTCCCTCGTGGGCCTCATCCTTATCGGCACCGGACTCGTTCGAGTGTGTCTCCTGTACCGCTTGTTGGGCATCGATACGTCCCGCCCCTGA